One Gordonia pseudamarae genomic window, AACGCGGTGGGCCAGGCGATCAGCGAAATCGGGCACGGCAGGACCGTCGGCTACGCCGACCACGGGGCGGCCGGCATGCTCACCCTGTTCGTGCGGGGCATGCTGTGCAATTGGATGGTGTGCACCGGTGTCGCGGGCGCCATGATGTCCGACAGCGTCGTCGGCAAGGCGGTCGCGATGTGGATGCCGATCATGCTGTTCTTCTACATGGGCTTCGAACATTCGATCGTCAACATGTTCCTGTTCCCGTCCGGGCTGCTGCTGGGTGCCGACTTCACCATCGGCGACTACCTGGTGTGGAACGAGATCCCCACCGTGCTCGGCAACATCGTCGGCGGTCTGTCGTTCGTCGGCCTGACCATGTACTGGACGCACGCCAAGACTCGTGAGCCGCGGCTGCCCACTGCCCTGGCACCGCACACCACCGACATCGCGGTGGCCGAAAACGTCCGGGTCGACGCAACCCGTTGACCGGCGATCCGTTCGGAGTTCGGCAGCCCCACCCGCGCAGCCGAGGTCCGAACGGATGACACCAAAATGGGGGAGAAACAATGTGCCCCCGACTGCTGCGACGATCACACGAACCGTCTGCCGGTCGGGGGCACTTCTGTCATGTGGCCGAACGACATTGAATCCACCCGGTGCATCCGCTGTGATTCCGCCCACATGACGGAGACCTCGGCACCGGCACCGGACCGGCCATCGGGGATATTCTCGGTGATCACGTTGCGCGCCAGTACAAGTCACGGATATTGCACATCATGAGGTCGACTGTCGGGAGTACTTGTCAGGGGCAGATCGGGGGAATCCCCCATTCCCAAGAACGTGACGACTAGGGAACGATCAGCTCCATGCTCAATTCACTTGCGGGTTGGTCGGTACGGCATCGGTGGATGGTGGTGGGCGGCTGGGTGGCTGCCGTGGTGTCGTGCATCATATTGGCGGGCGCCTTCGGGGGTGACTCGATTACCGACTTCGCCGACGATGACCGGACCGAATCGGGACGTGCGTTGGCGACAATGAATGCTGCCGGCGGAGGATCGGCGGCCGATGAGGCGCGGGTGGTTTTCGCGGTCGACCCATCGGTCGCCGGCGGGATCGACAACGCTGAGGTGCGTGCGGAGGTCGACGCACTACGTGAGCGAATCACCGAGATCGACCCGACCACACGAATGGCGGACCTCTACGCGACCGGACTCTCGCGCAATGTCGCAATCTCACCGGATCGGCGGGTTGCCTACACGACACTGACCGTCGAATCGGACTCCGACAACGAGCGCAATGCGTTGGTCGAGAAGATCAAGGACACCGCAACGGAGTTCGACGCAGACGGCGTCCGATTATCCTTCGCCGGGGACTGGTTTGCCGATGTCGCTCCCGCGGGGGTGGGCGAGGCCATCGGTCTCGGTTTGGCGATGATCATCCTACTGATCGCTTTCGGAACTGTGGTGGCCGCAGGTTTGCCCCTGCTGACGGCACTTTTCGGCGTCGGAGTCGGAGCGTCGATCCTGATCTTGCTGCAGAATGTCATCGAGACTCCAGACTTCGCGGTGTCCTTGGCGGCGATGCTCGGAATCGGTGTCGGAATCGACTACGCGCTGCTCATTCTCACCAGGTTCAGATCAGCTCTTGCCGATGGCCACGACGTTCCGGAGGCAATCATCTCCGCGATGAATACCGCTGGACGTGCCGTGGTGTTCGCGGGCGCCACGGTGACGATCGCCATCGCCGGGCTGCTTACCCAGGGCGGAGTCATCGGGCCGACAATGACATTGGCCGGTTGCGCTGGTGTCCTGGCAGTGCTGGTCGCGGCGCTCACCCTGCTTCCTGCTCTGCTTGCGATCGTCGGTACCCGAGTCAACAGGCTGGCCGTTCCCGGATTGCGCACCACACCGGGCTCGGAGGGGGCGTTGGCCCAACGCTGGAGCAAAATCGTTCAGCGGCATCCCTACCTTGGTGTGCTGTCGGCCTTGATCATCCTCGGTATCATGCTGATTCCGGCCTATGATCTGCACCTCGGCTTCGGCGACGCCGGGAATCGGGCGACCAGCGACACCACCCGAATCGCCTACGACGACCTGGCCCGTGGCTTTGGCGACGGGTCCAACGGTCCGCTGTTCCTGGTTGCCGAGTTGCCTGACAACCCTGACAACGGCGATAAATTGGCCGCACTCGCGGCCGAGCTCGACACGACCGATGGTGTTGCGTCGGTGAGTCCGCCGATCGGAGTCGGGTCCGTCGACGGAAACGAAG contains:
- a CDS encoding formate/nitrite transporter family protein — protein: MSDVAYVKPADLVNRLVDAGEYKALLSTRDTLVRAFMGGAILALAAAFAVTVTVNTGEPLLGALLFPVGFILLYLMGFDLLTGVFMLVPLAWIDRRPGIGMKALLRNWGLVFLGNFLGAFLVAVLMAIIVTYGFDTEPNAVGQAISEIGHGRTVGYADHGAAGMLTLFVRGMLCNWMVCTGVAGAMMSDSVVGKAVAMWMPIMLFFYMGFEHSIVNMFLFPSGLLLGADFTIGDYLVWNEIPTVLGNIVGGLSFVGLTMYWTHAKTREPRLPTALAPHTTDIAVAENVRVDATR
- a CDS encoding MMPL family transporter, with the protein product MVVGGWVAAVVSCIILAGAFGGDSITDFADDDRTESGRALATMNAAGGGSAADEARVVFAVDPSVAGGIDNAEVRAEVDALRERITEIDPTTRMADLYATGLSRNVAISPDRRVAYTTLTVESDSDNERNALVEKIKDTATEFDADGVRLSFAGDWFADVAPAGVGEAIGLGLAMIILLIAFGTVVAAGLPLLTALFGVGVGASILILLQNVIETPDFAVSLAAMLGIGVGIDYALLILTRFRSALADGHDVPEAIISAMNTAGRAVVFAGATVTIAIAGLLTQGGVIGPTMTLAGCAGVLAVLVAALTLLPALLAIVGTRVNRLAVPGLRTTPGSEGALAQRWSKIVQRHPYLGVLSALIILGIMLIPAYDLHLGFGDAGNRATSDTTRIAYDDLARGFGDGSNGPLFLVAELPDNPDNGDKLAALAAELDTTDGVASVSPPIGVGSVDGNEVTMLIVTPTTGPQEAATLDLVHHIRDDIVPSSGLPIEMTGATVGGSDFAELTLQRLPLMVAVVLACSFILLALAFRSLVVPVKAIIMNLLSLGASFGVIVAVFQWGWGMELIGVGKVGPTEAWVPIVLFAVAFGLAMDYEVFLVSRIRERFLTTGNPTTSVTEGLAATARVITAAAAIMVCVFASFIFFDDRGLKAMGLGLAVAVFVDATVVRMLLVPSTMEILGRHNWYWPSWLNWVPRVDGMHGSGDDGGKPGPLIGTGSDSAGSPK